Part of the Nocardia farcinica genome, AAAGCTGGCCGCCGCCCTGGATCAGCTGATCCGGCAGCCCCGGCCGCAGCTGGCGGGGCTTCGGGTGGAGGGACGGCACATGGGCGCGGATGTGCGGTCCGGGTTGGGTGGAAAGGAGCGCGTCTCGTGGCGATGACAGCCGAGGTGAAGGACGAGCTGAGCAGGCTCACGGTGTCGCAGGTCAGCTCGCGCAAGGCGGAGTTGTCCGCCCTGCTCCGGTTCGCGGGCGGCCTGCACATCGTCGGCGGGCGGGTGATCGTCGAGGCCGAGGTGGACATGGGCTCGATCGCTCGCCGGCTACGCCGGGAGATCTTCGAGCTGTACGGCTACGGCTCCGACGTGCACGTGCTCGGGGCGGGCGGCCTGCGCAAGACCTCCCGCTATGTGGTGCGGGTGTCGAAGGAGGGCGAGGCGCTGGCCCGCCAGACCGGCCTGCTCGACGTGCGCGGCCGTCCGGTGCGCGGCCTGCCCGCCCAGGTGGTCGGCGGCAGCATCGCCGATGCCGAAGCCGCTTGGCGCGGCGCGTTTCTCGCGCACGGTTCGCTCACCGAACCGGGCCGCTCCTCGGCGCTCGAGGTGAGCTGCCCCGGCCCCGAGGCGGCGCTGGCGCTGGTCGGTGCGGCGCGCAGGCTGGGCATCACGGCCAAGGCCCGCGAGGTGCGCGGCACCGACCGGGTGGTGGTGCGCGACGGCGAGGCCATCGGCGCGCTGCTGACCAGGATGGGCGCCCAGGACACCCGGCTCACCTGGGAGGAGCGCCGGATGCGCCGCGAGGTGCGTGCGACGGCGAACCGGCTGGCCAACTTCGACGACGCCAACCTGCGGCGGTCGGCGCGCGCCGCCGTCGCCGCGGCCGCGCGGGTGGAGCGGGCGCTCGAGATCCTGGGCGAGGACGTGCCCGACCATCTGGCTGCCGCGGGCAAGCTGCGCGTGCAGCACCGGCAGGCCTCGCTCGAGGAACTCGGCCAGCTCGCCGACCCGCCGATGACCAAGGACGCGGTCGCCGGCCGGATCCGCCGCCTGCTCTCGATGGCCGACCGCCGGGCCAGGGAACTCGGCATCCCCGACACCGAGTCCGCGGTCACCGCCGAACTGCTCGACGAAGCCTGAGCGGGTCAGCGGCCGGAGGCGGTAGCGCAGCGTCACCACGCAGGCCGCCCCGCTCGGGCCGGATCGGCACTGCCTGAGCGGGTCAGCGGCCGGAGGCGGTAGCGGAGCGTCCCCACGGAGGCCGTCCCGCTCGGGCCGGATCGGCACTGCCTGAGCGGGTCAGCGGCCGGAGGCGGTAGCGGAGCGTCACCACGGAGGCCGTCCCGCTCGGGCGGAATCGGGCACTGCCTGAGCGGGTCAGCGGCCGGAGGTCGGTCAGGCGGCCGGTTCGCGCAGCATCGCCAGGGTGGTCGGGCCGTCGTCGGGGATCTCGACGGTCGCGGTGACCCGGAAGCCGAGCCGTTCGTAGAAGCGCCGGTTTCCTTCCCCGGTGGTCTCCAGGAACGCGGGTACCCCGGCGGCGTCGGCGGCGGCGATGCCCGGTGCCAGGACTGCGCGGCCCAGGCCGCGGCCCTGGTGGTCCGGGTCGACGCCGACGGTGCCGAGGAACCACACCGGTTCGGTCGGCCGGTGTGGGGCGAGCGCGGCCTCGGCGGCCTCCTGGACGGCGGCGCGGTCGCCGGCGAGTTCGGCCAGGCGCGGGCCGAGTTCGGCGAAGACGGGTCCCGCGTCGGTCTCCGGGGTGGTCCACACGGCGACGGCGGAGCAGTCGTCGGTCACCCACACCCGCCCGTGCGGCAGGCCGAGGTGGGTGAGGAAGAGTTCCTGCATGGTGAGCACCCGCCGCTCGTGGTCGCGGGCGTCGATCACGTGACGGGTCCAGGGGTAGTCGGCGAAGGCACGCCCGAGGGTGCGGGCGGCAGCGGGGACATCGGCTTCGGTGGCCGCGCGCACCAGCGGCGCGGGCGAGAACGACTGGTCGGTACTCACCGGGTCGATCATGCCCGGCCTTCGGCGAGCGGCGCCAGCCGATATCGCATCGGCCGAGCCGGCACCGGTCGCGGGCGCTCACGAATCCCAGGTGGTTGTCGGAGAGATCCGCGGCTGGGATTAGTGTGGGTACGGCATCGGAATGAATCCGCTTGAAAGCTGAGGAGCGATAACGTGACTGTCCGGGTAGGCATCAACGGCTTCGGTCGTATCGGACGTAACTTCTTCCGGGCGGTGGAGGCGCAGAAGGCGCTGGGCACCACCGACATCGAGATCGTCGCGGTCAACGACCTCACCGACAACGCGACCCTGGCCACGCTGCTGAAGTACGACTCGATCCTCGGCCGCCTGCCGAAGGACGTCTCGCTCGACGGCGACGACACCATCGTGGTCGGCGACCAGCGGATCAAGGCGCTGGCCATCAAGGAGGGCCCCGCCGCCCTGCCGTGGGGCGACCTCGGCGTCGACGTGGTCGTCGAGTCCACCGGCATCTTCACCGATGCCACCAAGGCCAAGGGCCACCTGGCCGCGGGCGCCAAGAAGGTCATCATCTCGGCCCCGGCCAAGGGCGAGGACATCACCATCGTGATGGGCGTCAACGACGACAAGTACGACGGCAGCCAGAACATCATCTCCAACGCGTCCTGCACCACCAACTGCCTGGGCCCGCTGGCGAAGGTGCTCAACGACGAGTTCGGCATCGTCAAGGGCCTGATGACCACCATCCACGCCTACACCCAGGACCAGAACCTGCAGGACGGCCCGCACAAGGACCTGCGTCGCGCCCGCGCCGCCGCGGTGAACATCGTGCCGACCAGCACCGGCGCGGCCAAGGCCATCGGCCTGGTGCTGCCCGAGCTCAACGGCAAGCTCGACGGCTACTCGCTGCGCGTGCCGATCCCCACCGGCTCGATCACCGACCTGACCGCCGACCTGGCCAAGAAGGCGACGGTCGAGGAGATCAACGCGGCGTTCAAGGCGGCCGCGGAGGGCCCGCTGAAGGGCATCCTGAAGTACAGCGTCGACCCGATCGTCTCCAGCGACATCGTCACCGACCCGCACTCCTCGATCTTCGACGCGCCGCTGACCAAGGTCATCGACGATCAGGTGAAGGTCTACTCCTGGTACGACAACGAGTGGGGCTACTCCAACCGCCTCGCCGACCTCATCGGCCTCGTCGGCAAGTCCCTCTGATCACATGGCTGTCAAGACACTCCAGGATCTCCTGAACGAGGGTGTCGAAGGTCGGGGCGTGCTGGTGCGCTCCGACCTGAACGTCCCCCTCGACGACAACGGGCAGATCACCGATCCCGGCCGCATCATCGCCTCGATCCCGACGCTGAAGGCCCTGGTCGAGGCGGGCGCCAAGGTGGTCGTCACCGCGCACCTCGGCCGTCCCAAGGGCGAGCCGGACCCGAAGTTCTCGCTCGCGCCGGTGGCGGCGAAGCTGGCCGAACTGCTCGGCCGCAACGTGCAGCTGGCCGGTGACGTGGTGGGCTACGACGCGCTCTCGCGCTCGGAGGGCCTCACCGACGGTGACGTGCTGCTGCTGGAGAACGTGCGTTTCGATCCGCGCGAGACCAGCAAGGACGAGGCCGAGCGCGGCAAGCTCGCGGCGGCCCTGGTCGAGCTGGTCGGCGAGGACGGCGCGTTCGTCTCCGACGGTTTCGGCGTGGTGCACCGCAAGCAGGCCTCGGTCTACGACGTGGCCAAGCTGCTGCCGCACTACGCGGGCACGCTGGTCGCCGCCGAGGTGGACGTGCTGGCCAAGCTCACCGACAACACCGAGCGGCCCTACGCCGTGGTGCTGGGCGGCTCGAAGGTCTCCGACAAGCTCGCCGTCATCGAGGCGCTGGCGCCCAAGGTCGACACGCTGGTGATCGGCGGCGGCATGTGCTTCACCTTCCTTGCCGCACAGGGCCTTTCGGTCGGCTCCTCGCTGCTGCAGGAGGAGATGATCGACACCTGCAAGGGGCTGCTCGAGCGGTACGCCGACGTCATCCACCTGCCGCGCGACGTGGTGGTCGCCGACTCGTTCTCCGCCGACGCGGAGTCGAAGTGCGTTCCCGCCAACGAGATTCCGGACGGCTGGATGGGTCTGGACATCGGCGCGGAGTCGGTGGACCGGTTCGCGGCGCTGCTGACCGAGGCCAAGACGGTGTTCTGGAACGGCCCGATGGGCGTGTTCGAGTTCGAGAAGTTCGCCGCGGGCACCCGCGGGGTCGCCGAGGCGATCGTGGCGGCCACCGGCAAGGGGGCGTTCACCGTCGTCGGCGGCGGCGACTCGGCCGCGGCGGTCCGCGCGCTCGGCCTGCCCGAGGACGGTTTCTCGCACATCTCCACCGGCGGCGGCGCGTCGCTGGAATACCTGGAGGGCAAGGAACTTCCCGGCATCAGTGTCCTCGAGGACACCGCTCCGGAGGGCAGCTGAATGGCACGTAAACCGCTCATCGCCGGCAACTGGAAGATGAACCTCAACCATCTCGAGGCCATCGCCCTGGTGCAGAAGATCGCCTTCGCGCTGCCGGAGAAGTACTTCGAGAAGGTCGACGTCGCGGTGATCCCGCCGTTCGTGGACATCCGCAGCGTGCAGACGCTGGTGGAGGGCGACAAGCTGCTGCTCACCTACGGCGCGCAGGACGTCTCGGTGCACGAGTCCGGCGCCTACACCGGCGAGATCAGCGCGAGCATGCTCGCCAAGCTGGGCTGCACCTTCGTGGTGGTCGGGCACTCCGAGCGGCGCCAGTACCACCACGAGGACGACGCCACCGTGCTCGGCAAGGCCAAGAAGGCTCTCGAGCACGGCCTCACCCCGATCGTGTGCATCGGTGAGGGGCTCAACGTCCGCGAGGCGGGCACGCACGTGGAATACAACCTCGAGCAGCTGCGCGGGTCGCTGAAGGGCCTGTCCGCCGAGCAGATCTCGAAGGTCGTCATCGCCTACGAGCCGGTCTGGGCCATCGGCACCGGCAAGGTGGCGAGCGCGGCCGACGCGCAGGAGGTGTGCGGCGCCATCCGCGCCGAGCTGGCCGAGCTGGCCGGACCCGAGGTGGCCGCGCAGGTGCGGGTGCTCTACGGCGGCTCGGTGAACGCCAAGAACGTCGGGGAACTGGTCGCCCAGCCCGATGTCGACGGTGCGCTGGTCGGCGGGGCCTCGCTCAAGGGTGACGAGTTCGCCACCCTGTCCGCGATCGCCGCGGGCGGCCCGCTGCCCTGATCGCGGTCCCGGCATCGAACTCCGGCCCGGTATCGCCTCCGCGATGCCGGGCCGGTTCGTTTCCGGGCCGGTTCGTTCGGGAGCCGGGCGCTCGTCGTCTGCCCGGGTGCCGAGCGCTCAGCGGGCGGCGAGGGTGAGGCCGCGGCCGTCGTCGTCGCGCAGGGTCAGCGTGTCACCCTCGATGGTGGCGCCGACATTGCCGTCCAGGACCTCGAGCACGCCGCGCTCGACCTCCATCACCGCCGGTTCGCACATCATCTTGGTGGTGGCGACCTGGAAGGTGATGCTGGATCCGCCGTGCGGCTTGTCCTGCACGGCCGCGGTGCCGACCAGCTGATTGCACCCGGCGGAGCCGGAGACGCCGCCGTCCTCGGCGATGAGTAGCGTCGGATTGGCCGCGTCGAGCACCTCCGCGGGCACGTCGACATCCTGGTCGAGCAGGGCCGTCACCACCCAGGTGGTGCCGCGCAGCGACCGGTCCGGCGGGGTGGACTCCTTCGCCGGGACCGAGTCCGCGTCGCTCGTGCATGCGGAGAGCGCGGCCGCGGCGAGCACCGCGATCGCGAGCCGAGCCAGTGGTGCCGCCATGTCCCCGATGTTACCGGCGATATGCTCGGCGGAGTGACCACCGCCGACGCCACGCAGCCGCTGTCCACCTGGGCGCCGCTGCGGTCCCCCGTCTACCGGGCACTGTGGATCGCCCAGCTGGTCTCCAACCTGGGCACCTGGATGCAGACGGTCGGCGCGCAGTGGTTGCTGGTGGACGAGCCGAACGCCGCCACCCTGGTGTCGCTGGTGCAGACCGCCATCACGTTGCCGGTGATGCTGCTGTCCATTCCCTCGGGCGTCCTGGCCGATCTGATGGACCGGCGCAGGCTGCTGCTGGGCGCGCAATCGACGATGGCGGTGCTCGCCGCGGTGCTGGCGGTCTCCACCGCCACCGGGCACACCACCCCGGGGGTGCTGCTGACGCTGCTGTTCCTGCTCGGCTGCGGACAGGCCATCACCGCACCGTCCTGGCAGGCGATCCAGCCGGAACTGGTACCGCGCCAGCAGATTCCGTCCGCGGCGGCATTGGGCAGCATGAACATCAACATCGGGCGGGCGGTGGGCCCGGCGGTCGCCGGTGTGCTGGTGGCACTGTCGGGGCCGTCGCTGGTGTTCGCCCTGAACGCGCTGTCGTTCGGCGGCATCGTCGCGGTGCTGCTGTTCTGGCGCCGCCCGGCCGCCGACCGCCGGCTGCCCAGCGAGCGGCCGCTGGCCGCGCTCCAGGCCGGGACCAGATTCATCCGCGCGGCGCCCGCGATCCGGCGGGTGCTGCTGCGTTCGATCCTCTTCGTGGGGCCGGCGAGCGCGCTGTGGGCGCTGTTGCCGGTGATCGCGCGCGCCGAACTCGGCTTGGGCTCCTCCGGCTACGGTGTGCTGCTCGGCGCGCTGGGCGTGGGCGCGGTGGCCGGTGCGGTGGGACTGTCGCGCATCCGCGCCTGGCTGACCCCCACCCAGCGGCTCACCGCGGCCTCGGTGGTGTTCGGGCTGGCCTGTGTCGGTGCGGCACTGCTGCACAGCGTGGCGGCGGTGCTGGTGCTGTTGGTGGGCGCGGGCCTGGCCTGGCTGCTGGCGTTGTCGACGATGAACGCGACGATGCAGCTGCTGCTGCCCGCCTGGGTGCGTGCCCGCGGACTGTCGGTGTACATGCTGGTGTTCATGGGCGGGCAGGCGATGGGCTCGCTGGTCTGGGGCCTGGTGGCGGGGGCGACCTCGGCGGTGACCGCGCTGCTGATCGCGGCGGCCCTGCTGGCGGGCAGCGCGGTGAGCAGTGTGTGGCTGCCGATCCGGCACAACGCCGAGGATCTCGATCTCACCCCGACCGCGTTCTGGCCGGAGCCGCAGCTGGTGGTGGAGCCCGATCCCGACGACGGCCCGGTCATGGTGTTGCGCTCCTACGACGTCCCGGCCGAGCGGGTGCCGGACTTCCTGGCCGCGATGGTCTTCGTCGGGCGGTCCCGGCAGCGCACCGGCGCGATGGAGTGGCGGCTCTACCGCGACGTGGGCGTGGTCGATCGGTATGTGGAGGCGTTCGTGGTGCGCTCGTGGGCCGAGCACATGCACCAGCACCAGGTCCGGCTCACCGCCCAGGACCGGTTGCGCGAACAGGCCGTGGCCGAGTTCGGCACCGGCGAACCCAGCATCAGTCACCTGGTGGCGGTCGACCCGCACCGGCGATGAGCGCGCCGCACGCCCGATTGGGGCGCGCGGCGGCGGACCCCATAGACTGACGGCATGCGGATGTTCCTGGATATCCTCCTGATCATCACCAGCGTGCTGCTGGTGCTGCTGGTGCTGCTGCACCGCGCCAAGGGTGGGGGTCTGTCCAGCCTGTTCGGTGGCGGCGTGCAGTCCAGCCTGTCCGGCTCCACCGTCGTCGAGAAGAACCTCGACCGCGTCACGATCTTCACCGGCATCATCTGGCTCATCGCCATCCTCGGCATCGGCCTGGAGATCAAGTTCTCCTGATCGCGGCCTCGTCCCGGCCGGTCCACGGCGCGGTGGCCTCGAAGCGCACCAGCCCGGTCGCGTCCGCTTCGGCTCGGGTGCGCACCATGTCCAGCCGTTCGGCCAGCCGCACCGATTCGCGGTTGCCCGCATCGATCTCCGCGATCACCCGGTCCAGCCCCAGGGTTCCGAAGGCGTACTTCAACACCGCGCGGCAGGCCTCGACCGCCAGGCCCTCGCCGCGGTGCCGGTCGGCCACGCTGCACACCAGCTCGATGCCGTGGTCGATCCGGCGCAATCCGCTGACGCCGAGCAGTTCGCCGGTCGCCGTCCCACGGGCGGTCAGCGTCCACAGCCCGTAGCCGTGTACCGCGAAATCGCGGTCGCTGCGTTCGATGATCGCCAGCACCAGCGGCGTCGGCACCGGCTCGTCGTCGAAGAGATAGCGCCGCACGCCCGGATCGTTCCAGTGCACGTGCAACCGCTCGGCGTCGGCGCTGCGCAGAGGACGCATCCGCAGCCGCGGGGTGACAAGGGTGAGGCCTGCGGGGGTCATCTGACGTCCTCGGAAAATCGATGTGCGCTCGTGCATCATCCACGGTCCGGGGAAGCCGTGTCCAGCTCGGTTGCTCAGTCGTTGCGGGGAACGCGTCCGTCGAGGTCGGTGAAGCCGTAGCGCTCGGCCAGATCGGCCACCCGCAGGGCGGCGCCGGTGTGGCCGCGGCGATCCGGATCGGCGGCCAGTGCCACCACCGCGCGCCCGGCGAAGTGCGGCGATTCGGCCGCGTCCAGATCGAAGGTGCCTTCCCCGGGCAGGGTGACCAGTCGCCTGCCCGCGGCGTCCGCCGGAACCAGTTGCAGCAGTTCGGTGTTCACGATGCCGGGCCACAGCGACACCACGGTGACCGCGGTGTCGGCGAGGTCGTGGGCGAGGTCGGCGGTGAGCCGGTCCAGTGCCGCCTTGGCCACGCCGTAGACGGCGTTGTGCATGTAGCGCCGGGCGCCGGGCGAGGAGATGTTGACCAGCAGGCCGCCGGATTCGATGAGCAGCGGTGCGGCGAACACCGCCGCCGCGTAATGCGAGCGCACCCCGACGTCGAAGGTCTCGTCCCAGGCGTGCGGGGGCACCTGCCAGAAGGGTTTGCCGAGCCACCGGGCGGCGGCGGGGGAGTTGTAGACGTTGTTCACCAGCACGTCGAGCCGGGCGTGTTCGGCGCGCACCCGGTCGAACAGACGGGCGACGGCGTCGTCGTCGCGGTGATCGCACACCACCGGGACGCCGGTGCCCCCGAGGTCATCGATGCGCGCGGCGGTCTCGTGGACGGTGCCGGGCAGTTTTCCCGGGGTGGTGGATCGCCCGGTCAGGTAGACCGTCGCGCCCGCCGCGCCCAGCTCCAGGGCGATGCCCTTGCCGATGCCGCGGCTGGCGCCGGTGACGACCGCGACCCGGTCGCGTAGGTCTGGTAT contains:
- a CDS encoding GNAT family N-acetyltransferase, encoding MIDPVSTDQSFSPAPLVRAATEADVPAAARTLGRAFADYPWTRHVIDARDHERRVLTMQELFLTHLGLPHGRVWVTDDCSAVAVWTTPETDAGPVFAELGPRLAELAGDRAAVQEAAEAALAPHRPTEPVWFLGTVGVDPDHQGRGLGRAVLAPGIAAADAAGVPAFLETTGEGNRRFYERLGFRVTATVEIPDDGPTTLAMLREPAA
- the gap gene encoding type I glyceraldehyde-3-phosphate dehydrogenase translates to MTVRVGINGFGRIGRNFFRAVEAQKALGTTDIEIVAVNDLTDNATLATLLKYDSILGRLPKDVSLDGDDTIVVGDQRIKALAIKEGPAALPWGDLGVDVVVESTGIFTDATKAKGHLAAGAKKVIISAPAKGEDITIVMGVNDDKYDGSQNIISNASCTTNCLGPLAKVLNDEFGIVKGLMTTIHAYTQDQNLQDGPHKDLRRARAAAVNIVPTSTGAAKAIGLVLPELNGKLDGYSLRVPIPTGSITDLTADLAKKATVEEINAAFKAAAEGPLKGILKYSVDPIVSSDIVTDPHSSIFDAPLTKVIDDQVKVYSWYDNEWGYSNRLADLIGLVGKSL
- a CDS encoding META domain-containing protein, which translates into the protein MAAPLARLAIAVLAAAALSACTSDADSVPAKESTPPDRSLRGTTWVVTALLDQDVDVPAEVLDAANPTLLIAEDGGVSGSAGCNQLVGTAAVQDKPHGGSSITFQVATTKMMCEPAVMEVERGVLEVLDGNVGATIEGDTLTLRDDDGRGLTLAAR
- a CDS encoding MFS transporter; this encodes MLGGVTTADATQPLSTWAPLRSPVYRALWIAQLVSNLGTWMQTVGAQWLLVDEPNAATLVSLVQTAITLPVMLLSIPSGVLADLMDRRRLLLGAQSTMAVLAAVLAVSTATGHTTPGVLLTLLFLLGCGQAITAPSWQAIQPELVPRQQIPSAAALGSMNINIGRAVGPAVAGVLVALSGPSLVFALNALSFGGIVAVLLFWRRPAADRRLPSERPLAALQAGTRFIRAAPAIRRVLLRSILFVGPASALWALLPVIARAELGLGSSGYGVLLGALGVGAVAGAVGLSRIRAWLTPTQRLTAASVVFGLACVGAALLHSVAAVLVLLVGAGLAWLLALSTMNATMQLLLPAWVRARGLSVYMLVFMGGQAMGSLVWGLVAGATSAVTALLIAAALLAGSAVSSVWLPIRHNAEDLDLTPTAFWPEPQLVVEPDPDDGPVMVLRSYDVPAERVPDFLAAMVFVGRSRQRTGAMEWRLYRDVGVVDRYVEAFVVRSWAEHMHQHQVRLTAQDRLREQAVAEFGTGEPSISHLVAVDPHRR
- the tpiA gene encoding triose-phosphate isomerase; translation: MARKPLIAGNWKMNLNHLEAIALVQKIAFALPEKYFEKVDVAVIPPFVDIRSVQTLVEGDKLLLTYGAQDVSVHESGAYTGEISASMLAKLGCTFVVVGHSERRQYHHEDDATVLGKAKKALEHGLTPIVCIGEGLNVREAGTHVEYNLEQLRGSLKGLSAEQISKVVIAYEPVWAIGTGKVASAADAQEVCGAIRAELAELAGPEVAAQVRVLYGGSVNAKNVGELVAQPDVDGALVGGASLKGDEFATLSAIAAGGPLP
- a CDS encoding GNAT family N-acetyltransferase yields the protein MTPAGLTLVTPRLRMRPLRSADAERLHVHWNDPGVRRYLFDDEPVPTPLVLAIIERSDRDFAVHGYGLWTLTARGTATGELLGVSGLRRIDHGIELVCSVADRHRGEGLAVEACRAVLKYAFGTLGLDRVIAEIDAGNRESVRLAERLDMVRTRAEADATGLVRFEATAPWTGRDEAAIRRT
- the secG gene encoding preprotein translocase subunit SecG; translation: MRMFLDILLIITSVLLVLLVLLHRAKGGGLSSLFGGGVQSSLSGSTVVEKNLDRVTIFTGIIWLIAILGIGLEIKFS
- a CDS encoding SDR family NAD(P)-dependent oxidoreductase, which encodes MSGIPDLRDRVAVVTGASRGIGKGIALELGAAGATVYLTGRSTTPGKLPGTVHETAARIDDLGGTGVPVVCDHRDDDAVARLFDRVRAEHARLDVLVNNVYNSPAAARWLGKPFWQVPPHAWDETFDVGVRSHYAAAVFAAPLLIESGGLLVNISSPGARRYMHNAVYGVAKAALDRLTADLAHDLADTAVTVVSLWPGIVNTELLQLVPADAAGRRLVTLPGEGTFDLDAAESPHFAGRAVVALAADPDRRGHTGAALRVADLAERYGFTDLDGRVPRND
- a CDS encoding phosphoglycerate kinase; translation: MAVKTLQDLLNEGVEGRGVLVRSDLNVPLDDNGQITDPGRIIASIPTLKALVEAGAKVVVTAHLGRPKGEPDPKFSLAPVAAKLAELLGRNVQLAGDVVGYDALSRSEGLTDGDVLLLENVRFDPRETSKDEAERGKLAAALVELVGEDGAFVSDGFGVVHRKQASVYDVAKLLPHYAGTLVAAEVDVLAKLTDNTERPYAVVLGGSKVSDKLAVIEALAPKVDTLVIGGGMCFTFLAAQGLSVGSSLLQEEMIDTCKGLLERYADVIHLPRDVVVADSFSADAESKCVPANEIPDGWMGLDIGAESVDRFAALLTEAKTVFWNGPMGVFEFEKFAAGTRGVAEAIVAATGKGAFTVVGGGDSAAAVRALGLPEDGFSHISTGGGASLEYLEGKELPGISVLEDTAPEGS
- the whiA gene encoding DNA-binding protein WhiA, giving the protein MTAEVKDELSRLTVSQVSSRKAELSALLRFAGGLHIVGGRVIVEAEVDMGSIARRLRREIFELYGYGSDVHVLGAGGLRKTSRYVVRVSKEGEALARQTGLLDVRGRPVRGLPAQVVGGSIADAEAAWRGAFLAHGSLTEPGRSSALEVSCPGPEAALALVGAARRLGITAKAREVRGTDRVVVRDGEAIGALLTRMGAQDTRLTWEERRMRREVRATANRLANFDDANLRRSARAAVAAAARVERALEILGEDVPDHLAAAGKLRVQHRQASLEELGQLADPPMTKDAVAGRIRRLLSMADRRARELGIPDTESAVTAELLDEA